GCAGCCAGACCCGATGCCGTCATCATGCCGATGATGCCGGCGTAGAACGGAAACTGCACCACGATTCCGGTCGTCGTCTTGATTGCATCTCCCATCGCGTCGAGGAACTTACGCGGCGTACCATGCAGGAAAATGCCCAGGAACAAAAACGCCAGGCTCACGATGTCGAGATTCAGCTTGAAGCCTTTGTCCACAAAATAAGCAATCAGATAGACAAAACCGATGGCAGAGATCAGGTAAGAGATGACGCGGCTGTTTTCCATTTTCACAGCCGGACTGTCCGGGTCTCCGGTTGGAGCCGCTGCTGCCGCTGTTTCCTCGTGATCGTAATCCGCAGCGTGATACACGATTCGATCTTTCTCAGCCGGCAGCATCATGCGGTTCACCAGCGGCAAGATCACCATGATGGCGACGATGATCGTCAGGTTCATCGGCGAAAACATGGTTTCCGATGTCGGAATGATCCCAATGACGTCCTGCAGGCTGTGTTTTTCGGTAGCGATGGTGAGCGGAACCGATCCTGCCAGACCGCCGTGCCAGACGACAAAACCGCCGTACGCGCTGGCAACCAGCAGGCGATAGTCCACTTTTTCCACCCGTCTGGCAATTTCACGGGCGAGCAGGGCGCTGATAACCAGTCCAAATCCCCAGTTAATCCAGTTGGCTACACAGGAGACCAATGTAGTCAGGACGATGGCCCGTCCAGGCGTGTGGGCGATCGAAGCGACAGCTCTCAGTCCCTTTTTGCAGACCTCCGTCGCCGCCAGGGTATGACCGGTGACCAGGATCAGCACCATCTGCATGGTGAAGCTGAGCAGTCCCCAGAATCCATTCCCCCAGAAATTGACCATTTCCAGCGGGGTTTTTCCGTTCACGACCATACCGGCCACAAACACGATAAAGGTAAGAATGACGGCAAATAAAAAGGCGTCAGGCAAATAACGCTGCACCAACCGAACAGACGCGTTGGTTAAGGCTTGAAACACAAGGCATTCCCCT
This sequence is a window from Brevibacillus composti. Protein-coding genes within it:
- a CDS encoding short-chain fatty acid transporter → MFQALTNASVRLVQRYLPDAFLFAVILTFIVFVAGMVVNGKTPLEMVNFWGNGFWGLLSFTMQMVLILVTGHTLAATEVCKKGLRAVASIAHTPGRAIVLTTLVSCVANWINWGFGLVISALLAREIARRVEKVDYRLLVASAYGGFVVWHGGLAGSVPLTIATEKHSLQDVIGIIPTSETMFSPMNLTIIVAIMVILPLVNRMMLPAEKDRIVYHAADYDHEETAAAAAPTGDPDSPAVKMENSRVISYLISAIGFVYLIAYFVDKGFKLNLDIVSLAFLFLGIFLHGTPRKFLDAMGDAIKTTTGIVVQFPFYAGIIGMMTASGLAASISQWFISISTPTTFPLFTFWSAGLLNIFIPSGGGQWAVQGPIMLPVATELGVSHAKVAMAIAWGDAWTNLIQPFWALPVLALAGLGARDIMGYCLMMLLVTGAIISLGFLVF